In Malus sylvestris chromosome 16, drMalSylv7.2, whole genome shotgun sequence, the following are encoded in one genomic region:
- the LOC126609297 gene encoding uncharacterized protein LOC126609297: MHTRKSKSIDLASYDPEIERTFRKLQRKIKQKCASVSLPPSSPPHLSSEEEEPQEGMADNRTLRELAMPNTDQQPLCITYPNAEGGFELKFSMIHYLPKFHGFSTEDANKHLMEFHMVCSGMRPANVDEEQVKLRAFPFTLEAKANEWLYNLSPGSMNTWNQVKQAFLEQYFPATKTASIRKDICAIRQQHGEPFGDYYEWFMHLVASCPNHQISEHLLVQYFYEGLCGTDRVMLDVASGGAFMDKTPTNAKALLKNIAGNTRQFGGTNELPLKKVNEVSANSSIELQLANLTNLVQQVMVAPKQVCGVCSIKGHATDMCPSLMDQGGLEQANVLGGFQGQQRQKYDPYSNNYNAGWHDHPYLKWNNQDNGQQCPNNYNRPPGFFQTRPQSPFQPQQQQAPSKSLEDLIASLANSTQTHQQKTDKAIENLERQMS, from the coding sequence ATGCATACTCGAAAGTCTAAGAGCATTGATCTAGCTTCCTACGATCCGGAGATTGAACGAACATTTCGAAAGCTTCAGAGAAAAATCAAGCAGAAGTGTGCATCAGTGTCTTTACCACCATCTTCTCCACCACATTTGAGTTCGGAAGAGGAGGAACCACAAGAAGGCATGGCTGATAACCGTACTTTGCGGGAGTTGGCAATGCCAAATACGGATCAACAACCATTGTGCATCACATATCCAAATGCAGAAGGAGGATTTGAGCTTAAGTTCAGCATGATTCACTACTTGCCTAAGTTCCATGGCTTCTCAACAGAAGatgccaacaagcatctcatggAGTTTCACATGGTATGCTCGGGAATGAGACCAGCAAATGTGGATGAGGAGCAAGTCAAATTGAGGGCATTCCCATTTACATTAGAAGCTAAggcaaatgagtggctttacAATTTATCTCCGGGATCAATGAACACATGGAACCAGGTGAAGCAAGCATTCTTAGAGCAATATTTTCCGGCCACAAAAACTGCAAGCATAAGGAAAGACATATGTGCAATCCGACAACAACATGGAGAGCCATTTGGAGATTACTATGAGTGGTTCATGCATTTGGTTGCATCTTGTCCTAATCATCAAATTTCAGAGCATTTACTAGTACAATACTTTTATGAGGGATTGTGTGGTACTGATCGTGTAATGCTTGATGTAGCAAGTGGAGGAGCATTCATGGACAAGACACCTACTAATGCTAAGGCATTGCTAAAGAACATTGCTGGCAACACACGACAATTTGGAGGGACAAATGAGCTACCTCTTAAGAAAGTTAACGAGGTAAGTGCTAATTCTAGTATTGAATTACAATTAGCTAACTTGACTAATCTTGTGCAACAGGTTATGGTGGCTCCAAAACAGGTGTGTGGTGTATGTTCAATAAAGGGACATGCCACGGACATGTGCCCTTCATTGATGGATCAAGGTGGTCTTGAGCAAGCTAATGTGTTAGGAGGGTTTCAAGGGCAACAAAGGCAAAAgtatgatccatactccaacaactACAACGCGGGGTGGCATGATCATCCATACTTAAAGTGGAACAATCAAGACAACGGACAACAATGTCCTAACAACTATAACCGTCCACCTGGCTTCTTTCAAACAAGACCGCAATCACCATTTCAGCCTCAACAACAGCAAGCTCCAAGTAAGTCTCTTGAGGATTTAATTGCTTCTTTAGCTAACTCTACTCAAACTCATCAACAGAAAACAGATAAAGCAATTGAAAACCTTGAGCGCCAAATGAGTTAG